The Hyphomicrobium sp. MC1 genome window below encodes:
- a CDS encoding DUF817 domain-containing protein, with product MQRKVSGDASQRSAARQWPPLARFIDWEARIGEAAEAHGRLSHFAYEFVRFGVKQAWACLFGALLLALLIATHFFYPKGAVLARYDFLVIAAVLIQLAMLLFKLETFEEAKVIVVFHAVGTVMEIFKTSVGSWIYPEASLLRIAGVPLFTGFMYAAVGSYIARCWRLFDFRFTRHPPVWVLGVLSVAIYANFFAHHYVRDFRVILFAAAVVLIGPCTVYYRIWKTHRHMPLLLGLFLVALFIWFAENIGTFTAAWAYPNQRHGWQLVSAGKLGSWFLLMLISYTLVASLHRPSEIKIEE from the coding sequence ATGCAACGCAAAGTTTCCGGGGATGCTTCGCAGCGAAGCGCAGCCCGACAGTGGCCGCCGCTTGCGCGCTTCATCGATTGGGAAGCGCGGATTGGTGAGGCGGCGGAAGCACACGGGCGGCTTTCTCACTTTGCCTACGAGTTCGTCCGCTTCGGTGTGAAGCAGGCGTGGGCCTGTCTGTTCGGAGCTTTGCTTCTTGCGCTGCTGATCGCGACGCATTTTTTCTATCCGAAAGGGGCGGTGCTGGCGCGATACGATTTTCTCGTTATCGCTGCAGTTCTGATCCAATTGGCGATGCTGCTTTTCAAACTTGAGACGTTCGAAGAAGCGAAAGTCATCGTCGTGTTTCATGCCGTCGGCACGGTGATGGAAATCTTCAAGACGTCGGTCGGATCGTGGATCTATCCCGAGGCGAGCCTGCTTCGCATCGCGGGCGTGCCGCTCTTCACCGGCTTCATGTATGCGGCGGTCGGTTCCTATATCGCACGCTGCTGGCGGCTTTTCGATTTCCGATTCACGCGGCACCCGCCGGTCTGGGTGCTGGGCGTTCTAAGCGTCGCCATTTATGCGAACTTTTTTGCTCACCATTACGTCCGGGATTTTCGGGTCATTCTCTTTGCGGCCGCCGTCGTGCTCATCGGGCCGTGCACGGTCTATTACAGGATCTGGAAGACGCACCGCCACATGCCGCTGCTGCTCGGGCTATTCCTGGTGGCGCTTTTCATCTGGTTTGCCGAGAACATCGGGACGTTTACGGCTGCGTGGGCTTATCCCAACCAGCGGCACGGCTGGCAACTTGTGAGCGCCGGAAAGCTCGGTTCGTGGTTCCTCTTAATGTTGATTTCGTATACCCTTGTTGCGTCGCTCCATCGTCCGAGCGAAATAAAAATCGAGGAATGA
- a CDS encoding chloride channel protein yields the protein MDSKVQAARKAAIRRKLHLRRYRYVSLSRRLWLRRCVFLLGAVCIGLAAVGFAKLADAAQDIYYRMLHTSPWLPLILSPIGFAVLAYITARWFPASSGSGIPQVIAARRSKIVAFRKRILGWPTMVAKIIMTTIALIFGASVGREGPTVQVGASVMYAVAGYAGIGRHNGLVLAGSAAGIAAAFNAPIAGILFAIEEVAKSYAGRINELVIASVAIAGGVSWFILGNYAYFGVVSANMAHAADWSAIPICALLGGIMGGFFSRSLVVLVRKPPSFIAILRRRPAVFAAVCGLIVAVLSIATGGYASGNGYMETHAGLVDGNHIPFWYGPCKLITTLLSSASGIPGGLFSPSLAVGAGLGSMVTPIFSFVEPRALMLMMTVGYFAAVVQSPLTAVVIVMEMTSDRNMVIPLMATSLLAAGISRLIQREPLYHALSHGFNPLPSELKK from the coding sequence GTGGATTCAAAAGTACAAGCCGCTCGCAAAGCGGCAATCCGTCGGAAATTGCATTTGCGCCGCTATAGGTATGTCAGCCTCTCGCGCCGCCTTTGGCTTCGCCGCTGCGTCTTCCTTCTCGGCGCCGTCTGCATCGGCCTTGCCGCGGTTGGCTTTGCCAAGCTCGCCGACGCGGCGCAGGACATCTACTACCGGATGCTGCACACCTCGCCGTGGCTGCCGCTGATCCTGTCGCCCATCGGCTTCGCCGTGCTCGCCTACATCACCGCACGCTGGTTCCCGGCATCTTCGGGAAGCGGCATTCCGCAGGTCATCGCCGCGCGGCGGAGCAAGATCGTCGCCTTCCGGAAACGCATTCTCGGCTGGCCGACGATGGTCGCAAAGATCATCATGACGACGATTGCACTGATCTTCGGCGCATCCGTCGGACGCGAAGGCCCGACTGTTCAGGTCGGTGCTTCGGTCATGTATGCGGTTGCCGGTTATGCCGGCATCGGACGACACAACGGCTTGGTCCTCGCAGGCTCGGCGGCTGGCATCGCCGCGGCGTTCAACGCGCCCATCGCCGGTATTCTCTTCGCCATCGAGGAGGTTGCCAAATCTTATGCCGGCCGCATCAACGAACTCGTCATCGCCTCTGTCGCGATCGCTGGCGGCGTGAGCTGGTTCATCCTCGGAAATTACGCTTATTTCGGTGTGGTCTCGGCCAATATGGCGCATGCCGCCGACTGGTCCGCTATCCCGATCTGCGCACTGCTGGGCGGCATCATGGGCGGCTTCTTTTCGCGCTCGCTCGTCGTACTCGTGCGCAAGCCGCCATCTTTCATCGCGATACTCCGCCGCCGTCCGGCCGTCTTCGCCGCCGTCTGCGGCCTCATCGTCGCGGTGCTCAGCATCGCAACGGGCGGATATGCGTCCGGCAACGGCTATATGGAAACGCATGCCGGACTGGTGGACGGCAATCACATTCCGTTCTGGTATGGGCCGTGCAAGCTCATCACGACGCTCCTGTCGTCGGCGAGCGGCATTCCCGGCGGTCTCTTTTCGCCGTCGCTTGCCGTCGGCGCCGGATTGGGCTCGATGGTCACGCCGATCTTCTCGTTCGTCGAACCGCGCGCCCTGATGCTGATGATGACCGTCGGCTACTTTGCCGCCGTCGTGCAATCGCCGCTCACCGCCGTCGTGATTGTGATGGAAATGACGAGCGACCGGAACATGGTCATTCCGCTGATGGCGACGTCGCTGCTCGCCGCAGGCATTTCGCGCCTTATCCAGCGTGAGCCGCTCTATCACGCGCTATCGCACGGCTTCAATCCGCTGCCGTCGGAACTGAAGAAATAG
- a CDS encoding methylmalonyl-CoA mutase subunit beta: protein MTTRTQDLHFAQDFPAANIDEWRALVEKALKGADFEKRLVSRTADGLKIEPLYTRRDALQSTVNELPGKPPLTRGMRPARDGLGWDIRTFHIESDPKAANKAILEDLEGGVTSVALQVCGDGLPATKDAFAEALAGVLLDVCPIVLVAGENVFDAALALMAEWDAKGIKPAERQGSFGADPLGTLAMTGRLSEPVETALARAVALMKTTMASPRVQVMTADGVPAHVAGASEAQELAFMLSALVAYLRAADMGGIAPAEALPKINVALAADIDEFSTIAKLRAARHLIWRVADACGAGDAASAVTLNCPTSYRIMAKRDPWTNILRTTIACAGAALGGADAIVVLPFTFALGKPDAFARRVARNIQIVCQEESHLGRVNDPAGGSWYVENLTDDMTKKAWEIFQDIEARGGLLACLQSGFVQEMIAKTAETRAKSVATIRQELTGVNAFPLLGDDGVHADPWPAASAPTANAAVEIAPLKPHRLGEAFEALRDAADAHGGFNLFLASMGEIVDHNIRTTWTKNYLAAGGIATLVSDGYKTPESAAEAFRKSGATAACICSSDAVNAALSEPTAKALKAAGAKLVLMAGRPGDNEAALKAAGVDQFLFAGADAVATLKGLQDKLA from the coding sequence ATGACGACCCGGACGCAAGATTTGCATTTCGCCCAGGATTTTCCGGCCGCCAATATCGATGAATGGCGCGCCCTCGTCGAAAAGGCGCTGAAAGGCGCCGATTTCGAGAAACGGCTTGTCAGCCGCACGGCCGACGGTCTGAAGATCGAGCCGCTCTATACCCGCCGCGACGCGCTTCAAAGCACGGTAAACGAGCTGCCAGGCAAGCCCCCGCTCACCCGCGGCATGAGGCCCGCACGTGATGGCCTCGGCTGGGACATTCGCACCTTCCACATCGAGTCCGACCCTAAAGCGGCGAACAAGGCAATTCTGGAAGATCTCGAAGGCGGCGTGACATCCGTCGCACTTCAGGTCTGCGGCGACGGCCTGCCCGCCACCAAGGACGCATTCGCCGAGGCGCTCGCGGGCGTCCTGCTTGACGTTTGCCCCATCGTCCTTGTTGCCGGAGAAAACGTCTTCGACGCTGCCCTCGCGCTGATGGCGGAATGGGACGCAAAAGGCATTAAGCCTGCCGAACGCCAGGGCTCGTTCGGCGCCGATCCGCTCGGCACGCTGGCGATGACCGGCCGCTTGTCGGAACCGGTCGAGACGGCGCTCGCACGCGCCGTCGCCTTGATGAAGACGACGATGGCGTCACCGCGCGTTCAGGTCATGACGGCCGATGGCGTCCCGGCTCACGTCGCAGGCGCCAGCGAAGCGCAAGAGCTTGCGTTCATGCTGTCGGCGCTCGTTGCTTATTTGCGTGCAGCGGACATGGGTGGCATCGCTCCTGCCGAAGCACTCCCGAAAATCAACGTCGCGCTTGCAGCCGACATCGATGAATTCTCCACAATCGCAAAATTGCGCGCGGCGCGTCACCTCATCTGGCGCGTTGCAGACGCTTGCGGCGCAGGCGATGCGGCATCTGCCGTCACACTCAATTGCCCGACGTCCTATCGCATCATGGCGAAGCGCGATCCGTGGACGAACATCCTACGCACGACGATCGCATGCGCAGGCGCTGCTCTCGGTGGTGCCGACGCCATCGTCGTGCTGCCCTTCACGTTCGCACTTGGCAAGCCCGATGCATTCGCGCGCCGCGTTGCGCGCAACATCCAGATCGTCTGCCAGGAAGAAAGCCACCTCGGCCGCGTCAATGACCCGGCAGGCGGTTCCTGGTACGTCGAGAACCTGACCGACGACATGACGAAGAAAGCTTGGGAAATTTTCCAGGATATCGAAGCCCGCGGCGGCCTTCTCGCCTGCCTGCAATCGGGCTTCGTGCAAGAAATGATCGCGAAGACGGCGGAAACGCGCGCCAAGTCGGTCGCAACGATCCGTCAGGAATTGACGGGTGTGAATGCGTTTCCGCTGCTCGGCGACGATGGCGTTCATGCCGATCCGTGGCCGGCAGCTTCGGCGCCAACGGCGAATGCCGCCGTCGAGATCGCGCCGCTGAAACCGCATCGCCTCGGCGAAGCGTTCGAAGCGCTGCGCGACGCGGCGGACGCACACGGCGGCTTCAACCTCTTCCTCGCCAGCATGGGCGAGATCGTCGATCACAACATCCGCACGACGTGGACGAAAAACTACCTCGCGGCGGGCGGCATCGCGACGCTCGTCAGCGACGGCTACAAGACGCCCGAGTCTGCAGCCGAAGCCTTCCGTAAATCCGGAGCGACCGCCGCGTGCATCTGTTCGTCCGACGCGGTCAATGCCGCCCTTTCAGAACCGACGGCAAAAGCTCTGAAAGCCGCAGGCGCCAAACTCGTGCTCATGGCCGGTCGACCGGGCGACAACGAGGCAGCGCTCAAGGCCGCCGGCGTCGATCAGTTCCTGTTTGCCGGGGCCGATGCGGTCGCCACGCTGAAAGGCCTGCAAGACAAATTGGCCTGA
- a CDS encoding helicase HerA-like domain-containing protein, with the protein MTGKHGPEDSGEAVADPRDYVQDGLILIGVSKSGHEPAAECIELALANRHGLITGATGTGKTVTLQVLAEGFSAAGVPVFASDIKGDLSGIAAKGTPAPKLVERAKEIGLTNYGNTSFPTAFWDIFGKDGHPVRATVQEMGPLLLSRLMELTEPQEGVLNIAFRWAEDERAAGDAKMTILDLQDLRAVIDEMGKKASTLRSKYGHIAPATVGVIQRRLLVLEEQGADRFFGEPALDIMDFLKVDADGRGVVNVLAAEKLMNTPRLYATFLLWLLTELFEKLPEVGDLEKPKLVFLFDEAHLLFNDAPKAVLEQVERVSRLIRSKGVGVYYVTQSPSDVPDRVSAQLGNRIQHALRAFTPREQKAIRAAAETFRSNPSIDTERAIQELRVGEALVSLLRGKGEPSMVERTLIRPPMSRVGPLTADERKKLIEADSDNVKKYAKGLDRESAHERLQDRSTMLGQLKHSAKKVFPGLFGGKG; encoded by the coding sequence ATGACCGGCAAGCATGGGCCCGAGGACAGTGGCGAAGCGGTCGCCGATCCTCGCGACTATGTCCAAGATGGCTTGATCCTCATTGGTGTCAGCAAGTCAGGCCACGAACCGGCGGCGGAATGTATCGAGCTTGCGCTGGCCAACCGGCATGGTCTTATCACAGGCGCGACTGGTACCGGCAAGACCGTTACGCTTCAGGTGCTGGCCGAAGGCTTCTCAGCGGCCGGCGTTCCGGTTTTTGCTTCCGACATCAAGGGCGATCTTTCGGGTATCGCTGCAAAGGGTACGCCTGCGCCGAAGCTCGTCGAGCGGGCGAAAGAAATCGGGCTGACGAACTACGGCAACACGTCGTTCCCGACGGCGTTCTGGGACATCTTCGGTAAAGACGGCCATCCCGTTCGCGCGACCGTGCAGGAAATGGGACCGTTGTTGCTCTCGCGATTGATGGAGCTGACCGAGCCGCAGGAAGGCGTGCTCAATATCGCGTTCCGCTGGGCGGAGGACGAACGGGCGGCCGGTGACGCGAAAATGACGATCCTCGATCTGCAGGATCTGCGCGCGGTCATCGACGAGATGGGCAAGAAAGCCTCGACGTTGCGCAGTAAATACGGACACATCGCGCCCGCAACGGTCGGCGTTATCCAGCGCCGTCTCCTGGTTCTCGAAGAGCAAGGCGCCGACCGGTTTTTCGGTGAGCCTGCGCTCGACATCATGGATTTTCTGAAGGTCGATGCGGACGGTCGCGGCGTCGTCAACGTGCTTGCGGCTGAAAAGCTGATGAACACGCCGCGCCTTTACGCGACGTTCCTGCTTTGGCTGTTGACCGAGCTTTTCGAGAAGCTGCCGGAGGTGGGCGATCTCGAAAAGCCCAAGCTCGTGTTCCTGTTCGACGAAGCGCATTTACTGTTCAACGACGCGCCGAAAGCGGTGCTCGAACAGGTCGAACGCGTGTCGCGGCTGATCCGTTCGAAAGGCGTCGGCGTCTATTATGTGACGCAGAGCCCGAGCGACGTTCCCGATCGCGTCTCGGCGCAGCTCGGCAACCGAATTCAGCACGCGTTGCGCGCTTTCACGCCGAGGGAGCAGAAAGCGATCCGCGCTGCTGCCGAGACGTTCCGGTCCAATCCGAGCATCGATACCGAACGCGCCATTCAGGAGCTTCGTGTCGGTGAAGCGCTGGTCTCGTTACTGCGCGGCAAGGGCGAACCGTCGATGGTCGAGCGGACGTTGATCCGGCCGCCGATGTCGCGCGTCGGGCCGCTCACGGCAGACGAGAGGAAGAAGCTCATCGAAGCTGATAGCGACAACGTCAAGAAATACGCCAAGGGCCTCGATCGCGAATCAGCACACGAGCGCTTGCAGGATCGCAGCACGATGCTGGGACAGCTCAAGCACAGCGCCAAGAAAGTCTTTCCCGGTCTTTTTGGCGGTAAAGGCTGA
- a CDS encoding DUF4236 domain-containing protein has product MGYFRFRKTFTILPGVRINLSKTGVSSSVGGNGATLNVGKQGPVVTFGIPGTGLSYRAPVSLAILLLVVAAVAIVGITYLVAPDAVKTLLHWWQPRWF; this is encoded by the coding sequence ATGGGATATTTCCGGTTTCGCAAGACATTTACAATTCTTCCCGGCGTTCGCATCAATCTTAGTAAGACCGGTGTCAGCAGCAGTGTCGGCGGCAACGGCGCGACGCTGAATGTCGGGAAGCAGGGGCCGGTGGTGACGTTCGGCATTCCGGGTACGGGTCTTAGCTATCGCGCTCCAGTGAGCCTTGCGATCCTGCTGTTGGTTGTGGCGGCCGTTGCCATCGTCGGTATTACCTATCTGGTCGCGCCGGACGCTGTGAAAACGCTGCTGCATTGGTGGCAACCGCGCTGGTTCTGA
- a CDS encoding patatin-like phospholipase family protein: MPRLHVAVTLIFALVLTGCATIMTRNGISSASLAETAEIPGMPGVRFWGDEVPKDPIAEIRRRTAHMPKLGKNTRTVAGRKVVDTLALSGGGSDGAFGAGVLAGWTKRGDRPEFQVVTGVSAGAIIAPFAFLGPSEDEKLHAIWTQYKQDQVATPEILSGLFGGPALSSTAPLQNLIAHYVDEKFLDRIAAQYKRGRVLLVLTTNLDAQRPVVWNMGEIALKRSPQAIELFRKVILASAAIPAAFPPVKIEVVADGRMYDELHVDGGTTREVFISPVDAPIKAFDVLYDQPPIRRYFIIKNGKATPDQEVVKPTTLQIAGRSISTLIKSQNMGEVYHIYRVALDGGADFNFLAVPPSFDYKTKEIYDPKYQAALYAKGVQVGRSGIWLKHPPGVAPIGVDGQQPRPSLPEPVAAAGNG, from the coding sequence GTGCCGAGATTGCACGTTGCTGTCACGTTGATCTTCGCGCTCGTTCTCACCGGGTGCGCGACAATTATGACGCGCAACGGGATTTCCAGCGCCTCCCTCGCCGAAACTGCGGAAATCCCGGGCATGCCCGGCGTTCGCTTCTGGGGCGATGAAGTTCCAAAAGATCCTATCGCCGAAATCCGGCGGCGCACTGCGCATATGCCCAAGCTAGGTAAGAACACGAGAACCGTAGCCGGCCGCAAAGTCGTCGATACGCTCGCACTTTCAGGCGGCGGTTCCGACGGTGCATTCGGCGCGGGCGTCCTCGCCGGCTGGACGAAGCGCGGCGACCGTCCGGAATTCCAGGTCGTAACGGGCGTCAGCGCCGGGGCGATCATTGCGCCGTTCGCCTTTCTCGGGCCGTCCGAAGACGAAAAGCTTCACGCCATCTGGACGCAATACAAACAGGATCAAGTCGCGACGCCAGAAATTCTGTCAGGTCTTTTCGGCGGCCCTGCTCTTTCGAGCACCGCTCCCCTGCAGAACCTCATCGCGCACTATGTCGATGAAAAATTTCTCGACCGGATCGCTGCGCAATACAAGCGCGGTCGCGTTCTCTTGGTCCTGACGACGAACCTCGATGCCCAGCGCCCCGTTGTTTGGAACATGGGCGAAATCGCCCTCAAAAGATCGCCCCAAGCGATCGAGCTGTTTCGCAAGGTCATCCTAGCGTCCGCCGCTATTCCGGCCGCCTTCCCGCCGGTCAAGATTGAAGTCGTCGCCGACGGCAGAATGTATGACGAGTTACACGTTGACGGGGGCACCACCCGCGAAGTCTTCATCAGCCCGGTCGATGCGCCCATCAAAGCTTTCGACGTTCTTTACGATCAGCCGCCGATCCGCCGCTACTTCATTATAAAGAACGGCAAAGCCACCCCGGACCAGGAAGTCGTAAAGCCGACGACGCTACAGATCGCCGGCCGCTCGATTTCGACGCTCATCAAGAGCCAGAACATGGGCGAGGTCTATCACATCTACCGCGTTGCGCTTGATGGTGGCGCCGATTTCAACTTCCTGGCTGTGCCGCCATCGTTCGATTACAAGACCAAAGAAATCTACGATCCTAAGTATCAGGCAGCTCTCTATGCCAAGGGCGTCCAGGTCGGCCGCAGCGGCATATGGCTGAAGCATCCGCCGGGTGTGGCGCCGATCGGAGTCGATGGTCAGCAGCCCCGCCCAAGTCTGCCCGAACCGGTTGCGGCTGCGGGCAACGGCTAA
- a CDS encoding superoxide dismutase: protein MTLKLPDLPYAYDALTPFMSAETLEFHHDKHHLAYVENGNKLLAGSKYEGQSLEDIVKNAYADKVAGLINNVGQHYNHLHFWQWMKKGGGGNKLPGSVQKLVDGYGGFDKVRNDFIEAGKGQFGSGWAWLAVKDGKLEVVKTPNGENPLMYGSKPILGVDVWEHSYYIDYRNARPKYLEAWFDNLVNWEHVEALVG from the coding sequence ATGACGCTGAAATTACCCGATCTTCCTTATGCCTATGACGCTCTCACGCCGTTCATGTCGGCCGAGACGCTCGAGTTCCACCACGACAAGCATCACTTGGCGTATGTCGAAAACGGCAACAAGCTGCTTGCTGGCTCGAAGTACGAGGGCCAGTCGCTCGAAGATATCGTCAAGAACGCTTACGCGGATAAAGTTGCTGGCCTCATCAACAACGTTGGCCAGCACTATAACCATCTGCATTTCTGGCAGTGGATGAAGAAGGGCGGCGGCGGCAACAAGCTGCCGGGCAGCGTCCAGAAGCTCGTCGACGGTTACGGCGGCTTCGACAAGGTGCGCAACGACTTCATCGAAGCCGGCAAGGGCCAGTTCGGCTCGGGCTGGGCTTGGCTTGCGGTAAAGGACGGCAAACTTGAAGTCGTCAAAACGCCGAACGGTGAAAACCCGCTGATGTACGGCTCCAAGCCGATCCTCGGCGTCGATGTTTGGGAGCACAGCTACTACATCGACTACCGCAACGCTCGTCCGAAGTACCTCGAGGCCTGGTTCGACAACCTCGTCAACTGGGAGCACGTCGAGGCTCTCGTCGGCTAA
- a CDS encoding H-NS family nucleoid-associated regulatory protein — MATINVDKLSLKELVDLETKVQKAIAAARDRERTELKKKVADLAETHGFSVAELFGASRGRGAVKGKSIGVAKYANPENKADTWTGRGRKPNWLVERLRKGAKLADFAI, encoded by the coding sequence ATGGCGACGATCAATGTCGACAAACTTTCCCTCAAGGAGCTTGTCGACCTTGAAACGAAAGTTCAGAAGGCGATCGCCGCCGCTCGGGACCGGGAACGCACCGAACTAAAAAAGAAAGTCGCGGATCTTGCAGAAACACACGGATTTTCCGTGGCCGAATTATTTGGTGCAAGCCGCGGACGCGGCGCAGTAAAAGGCAAGTCGATCGGCGTTGCGAAATACGCCAATCCTGAAAATAAAGCCGATACCTGGACGGGGCGCGGTCGTAAGCCGAACTGGCTGGTCGAACGGCTTAGGAAAGGTGCCAAGCTTGCCGATTTCGCGATTTGA